The Rhodobacter sp. CZR27 genome includes a window with the following:
- the bchB gene encoding ferredoxin:protochlorophyllide reductase (ATP-dependent) subunit B, with protein MKLTLWTYEGPPHVGAMRVATGMTGLHYVLHAPQGDTYADLLFTMIERRGKRPPVSYTTFQARDLGSDTAEVFQSACRDAYERFQPQAIMVGSSCTAELIQDDTGGLADALNLPVPVVHLELPSYQRKENFGADESFLQICRKLAKPMERTAQVSCNILGPTALGFRHRDDVTEITQLLQGMGIAVNVVAPMGSSPADIARLGAAHFNVLLYAETAESAARWAEKALKQPYTRVVPIGVGATRDFIAEVAKLAGVEPKADESRLRQPWWSASVDSTYLTGKRVFLFGDATHVIAAARIARDEVGFEVVGMGCYNREYARPMRAAAKDYGLEALVTDDYLEVEEAIQNLAPELILGTQMERHIAKRLGIPCAVISAPVHVQDFPARYSPQMGFEGANVIFDTWIHPLVMGLEEHLLTMFREDFEFHDEAGASHHGGKAVPASAPRAEATADEGSIPEEAVPPVVAEATTGEIVWLSDAEKELKKIPFFVRGKARRNTEKFAAEKGLTRISIETLYEAKAHYAR; from the coding sequence ATGAAACTGACGCTCTGGACATATGAAGGCCCGCCCCACGTGGGCGCGATGCGCGTCGCGACCGGCATGACCGGCCTGCATTACGTGCTGCACGCCCCGCAGGGGGATACCTATGCGGACCTGCTCTTCACCATGATCGAGCGGCGCGGCAAGCGCCCGCCGGTCAGCTACACCACCTTCCAGGCCCGCGACCTCGGCTCGGATACCGCCGAGGTGTTCCAGTCGGCCTGCCGCGACGCCTATGAGCGGTTCCAGCCGCAGGCGATCATGGTGGGCTCGTCTTGCACGGCCGAGTTGATCCAGGACGACACCGGCGGCCTCGCCGACGCGCTGAACCTGCCGGTTCCGGTCGTTCACCTGGAACTGCCCTCCTACCAGCGCAAGGAGAACTTCGGCGCGGACGAGAGCTTCCTGCAGATCTGCCGCAAGCTCGCCAAGCCGATGGAGCGCACCGCGCAGGTGTCCTGCAACATCCTCGGTCCGACGGCGCTCGGCTTCCGGCACCGGGACGACGTGACCGAGATCACCCAGCTTCTGCAAGGCATGGGGATCGCGGTGAACGTGGTGGCGCCGATGGGGTCGAGCCCTGCCGACATCGCCCGGCTGGGAGCGGCGCATTTCAACGTCCTCCTCTACGCCGAAACAGCCGAATCCGCCGCCCGCTGGGCCGAGAAGGCGCTGAAGCAGCCCTACACCAGGGTCGTGCCCATCGGCGTCGGCGCCACCCGCGACTTCATTGCGGAAGTGGCGAAGCTCGCCGGCGTGGAGCCGAAGGCAGACGAGAGCCGCCTGCGCCAGCCGTGGTGGTCGGCCTCGGTCGACTCGACCTACCTCACCGGCAAGCGGGTGTTCCTGTTCGGCGACGCGACCCATGTGATCGCCGCCGCCCGCATCGCCCGCGACGAGGTCGGCTTCGAAGTCGTCGGCATGGGCTGCTACAACCGCGAATACGCCCGCCCGATGCGGGCCGCCGCGAAGGACTACGGCCTCGAGGCGCTGGTCACCGACGACTATCTCGAGGTCGAGGAGGCGATCCAGAACCTCGCGCCCGAGCTGATCCTCGGCACGCAGATGGAGCGTCACATCGCCAAGCGCCTCGGCATCCCCTGCGCCGTGATCTCGGCTCCGGTCCACGTCCAGGACTTCCCGGCCCGCTATTCGCCGCAGATGGGGTTCGAAGGCGCGAACGTCATCTTCGACACCTGGATCCATCCGCTGGTCATGGGGCTCGAGGAGCACCTCCTCACCATGTTCCGCGAGGATTTCGAGTTCCACGACGAGGCCGGCGCCTCGCACCACGGCGGCAAGGCGGTGCCGGCATCGGCGCCCCGCGCCGAGGCCACGGCCGACGAGGGGTCAATCCCCGAGGAGGCCGTCCCCCCCGTCGTGGCCGAGGCAACCACGGGCGAGATCGTCTGGCTGTCGGACGCCGAGAAGGAACTGAAGAAGATCCCGTTCTTCGTGCGCGGCAAGGCGCGGCGGAACACCGAGAAATTCGCGGCTGAAAAGGGCCTGACCCGGATCAGCATCGAGACCCTGTACGAGGCGAAGGCTCATTATGCGCGGTGA
- a CDS encoding magnesium chelatase subunit H, with translation MRGEVLSSTGQTGYNIVIVTLDAHAAGPAARIVPRLRQDFPGLSVSIHAAAEWAEKPAALAAAKEAIGKADILIANLLFIEEHINAVLPELQAARERVDAFVGMIADPQIVKLTKMGDLDMQKPASGPMALLKKLRGSSKESGNSGESQMRMLRTIPKMLKFVPGKAQDLRAWFLSMQYWLGGSDDNLEQMVRYLVSRYSANRAWHKVHAKAPIEYPEVGLYHPRLPDRITTDPNDLPRPANAKATVGLLMLRSYILASDTAHYDAVIEAFEQKGIAVLPAFAGGLDGRPAIDAYFHDKLGTTIDAMVSLTGFSLVGGPAYNDSNAAIESLKGLDVPYIAAHPLEFQTLGQWAQAGGGLGPVETTMLVALPEIDGATNPTVFAGRHDLAGCDGCPGGCRATQEGAETRAMAPCHERIQTLAEKALRLALLRRSKVAERKVGVVLYGFPPNAGAVGTAAYLGVFESLFNVLNAMKREGYQLEVPESVQALRDAVLGGTASQYGQPANIAAHVPAEKIVSGTPWLADIEKAWGAAPGRIQSDGRGVYILGHNFGNVFVGVQPVFGYEGDPMRLLFEKGFAPTHAFSVFYRWLREEYHADVLLHFGMHGALEFMPGKQAGMSGACWPDRLIGALPNVYLYAANNPSEASLAKRRTNAITVSHLTPPLTQAGLYRGLQDLKDSLTRYRQLAPEAPEREELSLLIQEQARAVNLDMHPVETMWLKLLETEGSLITDGLHVVGKPMDEEQIAANIALMPEMDAERRAEVENLLRQETEIPGVLRALGGHFMEPVPGGDLIRAPEILPTGRNIHAFDPFRMPTAFALQDGAAQAQRLLDAHPKLPETVALVLWGSDNIKSDGGPIAQALALMGARPRFDHYGRLAGADLIPLSELGRPRIDVIMTLSGIFRDLLPLQTRMLAEAAWKAANAEGEPLSQNFIRAHALAYAQEMGVDMETASLRVFSNAEGAYGSNVNVLVGSSAFGEEDELADAYEARKSFAYGRSGKPVQNAALLQKSLKTVDVAYQNLESVELGVTTVDHYFDTLGGIARAVKRAKGEEAAVYIGDQTRGGGTVRTLKDQIALETRARSLNPKYYEGLLRHGAEGVRQIEAQVTNTLGWSATTQQVEPWVYQRLSETFVLDEAMRRRLAELNPEASVRMAERLLEASARNYWQPDAETLAALQGAADELEDRLEGIAAE, from the coding sequence ATGCGCGGTGAAGTCCTGAGTTCGACCGGCCAGACCGGCTACAACATCGTCATCGTCACGCTCGACGCCCATGCGGCCGGGCCCGCCGCGCGCATCGTGCCGCGGCTGCGGCAGGACTTCCCGGGCCTCAGCGTCAGCATCCACGCCGCCGCGGAATGGGCCGAGAAGCCCGCAGCCCTCGCCGCCGCGAAGGAGGCGATCGGCAAGGCCGACATCCTCATCGCGAACCTCCTCTTCATCGAGGAGCACATCAACGCCGTGCTCCCCGAACTTCAGGCCGCGCGCGAGCGGGTCGATGCCTTCGTCGGCATGATCGCCGATCCCCAGATCGTGAAACTCACGAAGATGGGCGATCTCGACATGCAGAAGCCCGCCTCGGGTCCGATGGCGCTCTTGAAGAAGCTGCGCGGCTCGTCGAAGGAATCGGGCAATTCGGGCGAAAGCCAGATGCGGATGCTCCGCACCATCCCGAAGATGCTGAAGTTCGTTCCGGGCAAGGCGCAGGACCTGCGCGCCTGGTTCCTGTCGATGCAATACTGGCTGGGCGGCTCGGACGACAACCTCGAGCAGATGGTCCGCTACCTCGTCTCGCGCTATTCCGCGAACCGGGCCTGGCACAAGGTCCATGCCAAGGCCCCGATCGAATATCCCGAGGTCGGCCTCTACCACCCGCGCCTGCCCGACCGCATCACCACCGACCCGAACGACCTGCCCCGCCCGGCGAACGCCAAGGCGACCGTCGGCCTCCTGATGCTGCGCTCCTACATCCTCGCCTCCGACACCGCGCATTATGACGCGGTGATCGAGGCGTTCGAGCAGAAGGGCATTGCCGTCCTTCCCGCCTTCGCGGGTGGCCTCGACGGGCGCCCCGCGATCGACGCCTATTTCCATGACAAGCTGGGCACCACCATCGACGCGATGGTCTCGCTCACCGGCTTCAGCCTCGTTGGCGGGCCGGCCTACAACGACAGCAACGCGGCCATCGAGTCGCTGAAGGGCCTCGACGTGCCCTACATCGCCGCGCATCCGCTGGAATTCCAGACGCTCGGCCAGTGGGCGCAGGCCGGCGGCGGCCTCGGCCCGGTGGAAACCACCATGCTCGTCGCCCTTCCCGAGATCGACGGCGCCACCAACCCGACCGTCTTCGCCGGCCGCCACGACCTTGCCGGCTGCGATGGCTGCCCCGGCGGCTGCCGCGCCACGCAGGAAGGCGCCGAGACCCGCGCCATGGCCCCCTGCCACGAGCGCATCCAGACGCTCGCCGAAAAGGCGCTGCGGCTGGCCCTGCTCCGCCGCTCGAAGGTGGCCGAGCGCAAGGTTGGCGTGGTGCTCTACGGCTTCCCGCCGAACGCGGGCGCGGTTGGCACCGCGGCTTATCTCGGCGTGTTCGAAAGCCTCTTCAACGTGCTGAACGCGATGAAGCGCGAGGGCTATCAGCTCGAGGTGCCGGAGTCGGTGCAGGCGCTGCGCGATGCCGTGCTGGGCGGCACGGCCAGCCAGTATGGCCAGCCCGCCAACATCGCCGCGCATGTCCCGGCCGAGAAGATCGTGTCGGGCACACCGTGGCTGGCCGACATCGAGAAGGCCTGGGGCGCCGCCCCCGGCCGCATCCAGTCCGACGGCCGCGGTGTCTACATCCTCGGCCACAACTTCGGCAATGTCTTCGTGGGGGTCCAGCCGGTCTTCGGCTACGAGGGCGACCCGATGCGGCTGCTCTTCGAAAAGGGCTTCGCCCCCACCCATGCCTTCAGCGTCTTCTACCGCTGGCTGCGCGAGGAATACCACGCCGACGTGCTCCTGCACTTCGGGATGCACGGCGCGTTGGAGTTCATGCCGGGCAAACAGGCGGGCATGTCGGGCGCCTGCTGGCCGGATCGCCTGATCGGCGCCCTGCCGAACGTCTATCTCTACGCCGCCAACAACCCGTCCGAGGCGTCGCTGGCCAAGCGCCGGACCAACGCGATCACCGTTTCGCACCTCACGCCGCCGCTGACGCAGGCCGGCCTCTACCGCGGCCTGCAGGACCTGAAGGACAGCCTCACGCGCTACCGTCAACTCGCCCCGGAAGCTCCTGAACGCGAAGAGCTTTCCCTGCTGATCCAGGAGCAGGCCCGCGCCGTCAACCTCGACATGCACCCGGTCGAGACGATGTGGCTGAAGCTTCTCGAAACCGAGGGCTCGCTGATCACCGACGGCCTGCACGTCGTGGGCAAACCCATGGACGAGGAGCAGATCGCGGCCAACATCGCGCTGATGCCCGAGATGGACGCCGAGCGCCGTGCCGAGGTCGAGAACCTCCTGCGCCAGGAGACCGAGATCCCCGGCGTCCTCCGCGCCCTCGGCGGCCATTTCATGGAGCCGGTGCCGGGCGGCGACCTGATCCGCGCACCCGAGATCCTGCCCACGGGCCGCAACATCCACGCCTTCGACCCGTTCCGCATGCCCACCGCCTTCGCGCTGCAGGACGGTGCCGCGCAGGCGCAGCGGCTGCTCGACGCCCATCCCAAGCTGCCCGAGACGGTGGCGCTGGTGCTGTGGGGCTCGGACAACATCAAGTCGGACGGCGGGCCGATCGCGCAGGCGCTGGCGCTGATGGGCGCGCGGCCCCGCTTCGACCACTACGGCCGTCTGGCGGGCGCCGACCTCATCCCGCTCTCGGAACTGGGCCGTCCGCGGATCGACGTGATCATGACCCTCTCGGGCATCTTCCGCGACCTGCTGCCCTTGCAGACCCGGATGCTGGCCGAGGCCGCCTGGAAGGCCGCCAATGCCGAGGGCGAGCCCCTGTCGCAGAACTTCATCCGCGCCCATGCGCTGGCCTATGCGCAGGAGATGGGCGTGGACATGGAGACCGCCTCGCTCCGCGTCTTCTCGAACGCGGAAGGCGCCTATGGCTCGAACGTGAACGTGCTCGTCGGCTCCTCGGCCTTCGGCGAGGAGGACGAGCTGGCCGACGCCTACGAAGCGCGCAAGTCCTTCGCCTATGGCCGGTCGGGCAAGCCCGTGCAGAACGCGGCGCTCTTGCAGAAGTCGCTCAAGACCGTGGACGTGGCCTACCAGAACCTCGAATCCGTGGAACTGGGCGTCACAACCGTCGACCATTACTTCGACACGCTGGGCGGCATTGCACGCGCGGTGAAGCGGGCCAAGGGCGAGGAAGCGGCGGTCTACATCGGCGACCAGACCCGCGGCGGCGGTACCGTCCGCACGCTGAAGGACCAGATCGCGCTGGAAACCCGCGCCCGCAGCCTGAACCCGAAATACTACGAGGGGCTCCTGCGCCACGGCGCCGAAGGCGTGCGCCAGATCGAGGCGCAGGTGACCAACACGCTCGGCTGGTCGGCGACGACCCAGCAGGTCGAGCCCTGGGTCTATCAGCGCCTCTCCGAGACCTTCGTGCTCGACGAGGCGATGCGCCGCCGTCTGGCCGAACTGAACCCGGAAGCGAGCGTCCGCATGGCCGAGCGCCTTCTGGAAGCGAGTGCCCGTAACTATTGGCAGCCCGACGCGGAGACTCTGGCCGCGCTTCAGGGGGCGGCGGACGAGTTGGAAGACCGGCTCGAGGGGATCGCCGCCGAGTAA
- the bchL gene encoding ferredoxin:protochlorophyllide reductase (ATP-dependent) iron-sulfur ATP-binding protein yields MSPKDVPMLNGEDGEGSVQVRLDESDRITGAKVFAVYGKGGIGKSTTSSNLSAAFSILGKRVLQIGCDPKHDSTFTLTGSLVPTVIDVLKDVDFHPEELRPEDFVFEGFNGVMCVEAGGPPAGTGCGGYVVGQTVKLLKQHHLLDDTDVVIFDVLGDVVCGGFAAPLQHADQAVVVTANDFDSIYAMNRIIAAVQAKSKNYKVRLAGCVANRSRATDEVDRFCKASDFRRLAHMPDLDAIRRSRLKKKTLFEMDEDQDVLAARTEYLRLAQSLWDGLPALDPHSLPDREIFELLGFD; encoded by the coding sequence ATGAGCCCGAAAGACGTACCGATGCTGAACGGAGAGGACGGCGAAGGCTCGGTTCAGGTTCGCCTGGACGAAAGCGATCGCATCACCGGCGCCAAGGTCTTTGCCGTCTACGGCAAGGGCGGGATCGGCAAGTCGACGACCTCGTCGAACCTGTCGGCCGCCTTCTCGATCCTCGGCAAGCGCGTGCTGCAGATCGGCTGCGACCCCAAGCATGACTCGACTTTCACGCTGACCGGAAGCCTCGTGCCCACGGTCATCGACGTGCTGAAGGACGTGGACTTCCACCCCGAGGAATTGCGCCCCGAGGATTTCGTCTTCGAGGGCTTCAACGGCGTGATGTGCGTCGAGGCGGGCGGCCCTCCGGCCGGCACCGGCTGCGGCGGCTATGTCGTGGGCCAGACCGTGAAGCTGCTGAAGCAGCACCACCTGCTCGACGACACCGACGTGGTGATCTTCGACGTGCTGGGCGACGTGGTCTGCGGCGGCTTCGCGGCCCCTCTCCAGCATGCCGACCAGGCTGTGGTGGTGACGGCGAACGACTTCGACTCGATCTACGCCATGAACCGCATCATCGCCGCGGTGCAGGCCAAGTCGAAGAACTACAAGGTGCGCCTTGCCGGCTGCGTCGCCAATCGCTCGCGCGCGACGGACGAGGTCGACCGCTTCTGCAAGGCCTCGGACTTCCGGCGGCTGGCGCACATGCCGGACCTCGACGCGATCCGGCGGTCGCGCCTGAAGAAGAAGACGCTGTTCGAGATGGACGAGGATCAGGACGTTCTGGCGGCACGGACGGAATACCTGCGGCTCGCGCAGAGCCTCTGGGACGGTCTCCCGGCGCTTGATCCGCATTCGCTGCCGGACCGCGAGATTTTCGAGTTGCTGGGTTTCGATTGA
- the bchM gene encoding magnesium protoporphyrin IX methyltransferase, with protein sequence MNDYSTTRDRVEHYFDRTATHTWERLTSSAPVSRIRQTVREGRDTMRARMLWRLPKDLTGLRVLDAGCGAGQMTAELAARGAQVTAVDISPQLVEIARKRLPPEHQDRVHFTSGDMLSDELGEFDYVVAMDSLIYYTDADIAKALDKLGARTRHSVVFTVAPRTPFLMAFWWMGKLFPRSDRSPVMIPHPFKPLNEATGGRLVKVGRVSRGFYISECLEFRP encoded by the coding sequence ATGAACGACTATTCGACCACCCGCGACCGTGTCGAACACTACTTCGACCGCACCGCCACCCATACCTGGGAGCGTCTGACCTCCTCCGCGCCGGTGAGCCGCATCCGCCAGACCGTCCGCGAGGGCCGCGACACGATGCGGGCCAGGATGCTCTGGCGGCTGCCGAAGGATCTGACCGGCCTGCGCGTGCTCGATGCCGGTTGCGGTGCGGGCCAGATGACGGCCGAGCTTGCCGCGCGTGGGGCGCAGGTCACTGCGGTGGACATCTCGCCGCAACTGGTCGAGATCGCGCGGAAGCGGCTGCCGCCCGAGCATCAGGACCGCGTCCATTTCACCAGCGGCGACATGCTGTCTGACGAACTGGGCGAATTCGACTACGTCGTCGCGATGGACAGCCTGATCTATTACACCGACGCGGACATCGCGAAGGCGCTGGACAAGCTCGGCGCGAGAACGCGGCATTCGGTCGTCTTTACCGTGGCGCCGCGAACGCCTTTCCTGATGGCGTTTTGGTGGATGGGGAAGCTGTTTCCGCGTTCCGACCGTTCGCCGGTCATGATCCCGCACCCGTTCAAGCCTTTGAACGAGGCGACGGGGGGTAGGCTGGTGAAGGTCGGGCGCGTGTCGCGCGGCTTCTACATCTCCGAGTGTCTGGAGTTCCGGCCGTGA
- a CDS encoding PucC family protein yields MILGRKQLKRLTIGALPFADAASEGLPLGQLLRLSLFQVSVGMCSVLLLGTLNRVMIVELSVPATVVALMIALPVLSAPFRALLGHRSDNYRSSLGWKRIPYLWFGSLWQMGGLAIMPFALIVLSGDQIHGPTWAGEVLAALAFLMAGLGMHMTQTAGLALASDRASDETRPRVVALLYVMFLLGMAISSVIVGWLLSDFSELRLIRVVQGCAFLTMVLNLIALWKQEAFRPMSKEERAAPRPRFRDAWAELNHDGTAARLLAAVAFGTLAFNMQDVLLEPYGGEIIHLPVAATTLLTAMWSVGALLGFTLAARWLARGLDPARMAGRGILIGLAAFSLVLFAWPAESSAMFFAGAALIGMGGGLFSVATLTMAMEIPVTGLAGRGLALGAWGAAQATAAGVAIFMGGALRDLIGHWAKAGHLGAALQDAAFGYSFVYILEIGLLFATLIVLGPLVRTTILSSERPVGGSRVGLADFPT; encoded by the coding sequence GTGATCCTGGGGCGGAAGCAGCTGAAGAGACTGACGATCGGCGCGCTTCCCTTCGCGGATGCGGCCTCGGAAGGGCTGCCTCTGGGCCAGCTGCTGCGCCTGTCGCTGTTCCAGGTCTCGGTCGGGATGTGTTCGGTGCTGCTTCTGGGCACGCTGAACCGCGTGATGATCGTCGAACTGTCGGTGCCGGCCACGGTCGTGGCGCTGATGATCGCCCTGCCGGTGCTGTCCGCCCCGTTCCGCGCGCTGCTGGGGCACCGGAGCGACAACTACCGCTCGTCGCTGGGCTGGAAGCGCATCCCCTACCTGTGGTTCGGCTCGCTCTGGCAGATGGGCGGGCTTGCGATCATGCCCTTCGCGCTGATCGTGCTGTCGGGCGACCAGATCCACGGCCCCACCTGGGCCGGCGAGGTTCTGGCGGCGCTCGCCTTCCTGATGGCCGGCCTCGGCATGCACATGACGCAGACGGCGGGCCTCGCGCTCGCCTCGGACCGCGCCTCGGACGAGACGCGGCCGCGCGTCGTGGCACTCCTCTACGTCATGTTCCTGCTCGGCATGGCGATTTCCTCGGTGATCGTCGGCTGGCTGCTCTCGGACTTCTCCGAGCTGCGCCTGATCCGCGTCGTGCAGGGCTGCGCCTTCCTGACCATGGTGCTGAACCTGATCGCGCTGTGGAAGCAGGAAGCCTTCCGCCCGATGTCGAAGGAGGAGCGCGCGGCACCCCGTCCCCGCTTCCGCGACGCCTGGGCCGAGTTGAACCACGATGGCACCGCCGCCCGGCTTCTGGCCGCGGTGGCCTTCGGCACCCTCGCCTTCAACATGCAGGACGTCCTGCTGGAGCCCTATGGCGGCGAGATCATCCATCTGCCGGTGGCGGCGACGACCCTTCTGACTGCGATGTGGTCGGTGGGCGCGCTCCTCGGCTTCACCCTTGCCGCGCGCTGGCTGGCGCGCGGTCTCGACCCGGCCCGCATGGCGGGACGGGGAATCCTGATCGGGCTTGCGGCCTTCTCGCTCGTGCTCTTCGCGTGGCCCGCGGAGTCCTCGGCGATGTTCTTCGCCGGCGCGGCGCTGATCGGGATGGGCGGCGGTCTCTTCTCCGTCGCCACCCTCACGATGGCGATGGAGATCCCCGTGACCGGCCTCGCCGGGCGGGGCCTCGCCCTCGGCGCGTGGGGGGCTGCGCAGGCCACGGCGGCAGGCGTCGCCATCTTCATGGGCGGCGCGCTGCGCGACCTCATCGGCCATTGGGCCAAGGCGGGGCATCTCGGTGCTGCGCTGCAGGACGCGGCCTTCGGCTACAGCTTCGTCTACATCCTCGAGATCGGGCTGCTGTTCGCCACCCTGATCGTGCTGGGCCCCTTGGTCCGGACCACGATCCTCTCATCCGAACGACCGGTCGGCGGGTCCCGCGTGGGCCTCGCCGACTTCCCCACCTGA
- the puhA gene encoding photosynthetic reaction center subunit H: MVGVTAFGNFDLASLAIYSFWIFLAGLIYYLQTENMREGYPLENEDGTPAANQGPFPLPKPKTFILPNGRGTLTVPGPESEDRPIPLARTAVSEGFPHAPTGDPMKDGVGPASWVARRDLPELDGHGHNKIKPMKAAAGFYVSAGKNPIGLPVRGCDLEVGGKVVDLWVDVPEQMIRYLEVQLKDGSTRLLPMQMVKVKHNRVDINALSSDLFAGIPTIKNPTEVTCLEEDKICGYVAGGLMYAAPKRKSVVAAMLAEYA; the protein is encoded by the coding sequence ATGGTTGGTGTGACTGCTTTTGGAAACTTCGATCTGGCGTCGCTGGCGATCTATAGCTTCTGGATCTTCCTCGCGGGCCTGATCTACTACCTCCAGACCGAGAACATGCGCGAGGGCTATCCGCTCGAGAACGAGGACGGGACGCCGGCCGCGAACCAGGGCCCGTTCCCGCTGCCGAAGCCGAAGACCTTCATCCTGCCCAACGGCCGCGGCACCCTGACCGTTCCCGGCCCGGAAAGCGAAGACCGTCCGATCCCGCTGGCCCGCACGGCCGTGTCGGAAGGCTTCCCGCATGCGCCCACCGGCGACCCGATGAAGGACGGCGTGGGCCCGGCTTCCTGGGTTGCGCGTCGTGACCTGCCGGAACTCGACGGCCACGGCCACAACAAGATCAAGCCGATGAAGGCCGCTGCCGGCTTCTACGTCTCGGCCGGCAAGAACCCGATCGGCCTGCCCGTCCGCGGCTGCGACCTCGAGGTTGGCGGCAAGGTCGTGGATCTCTGGGTCGACGTGCCCGAGCAGATGATCCGCTATCTGGAAGTCCAGCTGAAGGACGGCTCGACCCGGCTGCTGCCGATGCAGATGGTCAAGGTCAAGCACAACCGCGTCGACATCAACGCGCTGTCGTCGGACCTGTTCGCCGGCATCCCGACGATCAAGAACCCGACCGAAGTGACCTGCCTGGAAGAAGACAAGATCTGCGGCTACGTCGCGGGCGGCCTGATGTACGCCGCGCCGAAGCGCAAGTCGGTTGTCGCCGCCATGCTGGCGGAATACGCCTGA
- the puhB gene encoding photosynthetic complex putative assembly protein PuhB, whose translation MDHDDFAFEPIPGLPAHPPKGETLLWQGRPATFALAREAYKVNWIAGYFALVVLWRGGTGWSEGGLPMALAYGIPYAGLGLATYLLLLLGAFWQSRATVYTITTARVVMRIGAALSVTLNLPFKQIESASLDQRRSGTGTIAMQIAKPNRISKLVCWPHIRPWKWRGEPALRCIPDAARVARILSDAAEARLSIPTVSRAEDAAPAGAMPAA comes from the coding sequence ATGGACCATGACGATTTCGCCTTCGAACCGATCCCTGGTCTGCCCGCCCACCCGCCGAAGGGCGAGACCCTGCTGTGGCAGGGACGGCCGGCCACCTTTGCCCTCGCGCGCGAGGCCTACAAGGTGAACTGGATCGCCGGCTATTTCGCGCTCGTCGTGCTGTGGCGCGGCGGCACGGGCTGGTCCGAGGGCGGGCTGCCGATGGCGCTGGCCTACGGCATCCCCTATGCCGGCCTGGGGCTTGCAACCTATCTGCTGCTGCTGCTGGGTGCCTTCTGGCAGTCGCGCGCCACGGTCTATACGATCACCACCGCCCGCGTGGTGATGCGGATCGGGGCCGCGCTGTCGGTCACGCTGAACCTGCCGTTCAAGCAGATCGAAAGCGCCTCGCTCGACCAGCGCCGCTCGGGCACCGGCACGATCGCCATGCAGATCGCCAAGCCGAACCGGATCTCGAAGCTGGTGTGCTGGCCGCACATCCGCCCGTGGAAATGGCGCGGCGAGCCTGCCCTGCGCTGCATCCCCGATGCCGCCCGCGTGGCGCGCATCCTGTCGGACGCCGCCGAGGCGCGGCTGTCGATACCCACCGTCAGCCGCGCGGAAGACGCGGCCCCTGCCGGCGCCATGCCGGCCGCCTGA
- the puhC gene encoding photosynthetic complex assembly protein PuhC, producing MTGQPPRPKKTDAEKELIPPFVLKSMFALALGSLIMVSLAVWSGREPSGQPEPAPIVAERPLVLVGLGEQAVAVRTPEGETLFEAENGGFVTVIQIGLKRARTVHRVEGNPPVRLVKYENGRLSLQDDATGWSTELQAFGVDNRASFERLLSE from the coding sequence ATGACCGGACAACCTCCCCGCCCGAAGAAGACCGACGCCGAGAAGGAGCTGATCCCGCCCTTCGTCCTGAAGAGCATGTTCGCGCTCGCCCTCGGTTCGCTCATCATGGTGAGCCTTGCGGTCTGGTCGGGGCGCGAACCCTCGGGCCAGCCCGAGCCCGCGCCCATCGTGGCCGAGCGCCCGCTGGTGCTGGTCGGCCTTGGCGAGCAGGCGGTGGCGGTCCGCACGCCCGAAGGCGAAACCCTGTTCGAAGCCGAGAACGGCGGCTTCGTCACCGTGATCCAGATCGGCCTGAAGCGCGCCCGCACCGTGCATCGGGTTGAAGGCAATCCCCCCGTGCGGTTGGTGAAGTACGAGAACGGCAGACTTTCCCTGCAAGATGACGCAACCGGCTGGAGCACCGAACTCCAGGCATTCGGAGTCGACAACAGGGCCAGTTTCGAACGGCTGCTCTCCGAATGA